A stretch of Shewanella dokdonensis DNA encodes these proteins:
- the trkA gene encoding Trk system potassium transporter TrkA — protein sequence MKIIILGAGQVGGTLAENLVGENNDITIVDSDRNRLRALQDKYDLRVVAGHAANPGVLQEAGAEDADMLVAVTNSDECNMTACQIAYTLFGTPTKIARIRSEQYLAIRDKLFIDSETKNTESKLRGGFVIDELIAPEQLVITYIHRLVEYPGALQVLDFADGRVSLVAVRAYYGGPLVGNALAALREHMPNIDTRVAAIFRQGRAIMPRGTTIIEADDEVFFVADSRHIRAVMSEMQKLDNSYRNIMIAGGGNIGLGLAKKLEKNHSVKLIEQKQERAELLSEKLQNTTVFCGDASDQELLLEEHIDQTDVFIAVTNDDEANIMAALLAKRMGAKKVMVLIQREAYVDIVQEANIDIAISPQQATISSLLTHIRQGDICNVYSLRRGAAEAIEAIAHGDASTSKVVGKQVGEIKLPPGTTIGAIVRDEEVLMAHDRTIIAQGDHVILFLVNKKFVSDVEKLFQPSAFFF from the coding sequence ATGAAGATCATTATCCTCGGCGCTGGTCAGGTTGGCGGCACACTGGCTGAAAATCTGGTAGGTGAGAATAACGACATCACGATAGTTGACAGTGACCGCAACCGTCTCCGGGCACTGCAGGATAAATATGACCTCCGGGTGGTTGCCGGGCATGCGGCTAACCCCGGCGTGCTACAGGAAGCAGGCGCTGAAGATGCCGACATGTTAGTGGCGGTAACTAACAGTGACGAATGCAACATGACCGCCTGTCAGATTGCTTACACGCTTTTCGGAACCCCCACCAAAATCGCCCGTATCCGTTCAGAACAATATCTCGCCATCCGCGACAAGCTTTTTATCGATAGCGAAACCAAAAATACCGAAAGCAAACTGCGTGGTGGTTTTGTTATCGACGAGCTGATAGCGCCAGAGCAGTTGGTAATTACTTACATACACCGTTTGGTAGAGTATCCGGGCGCCTTACAGGTGCTGGACTTTGCTGACGGCAGAGTCAGCCTCGTTGCTGTCCGCGCTTATTATGGCGGTCCTTTAGTCGGTAATGCGTTAGCGGCATTACGGGAACATATGCCCAATATTGATACCCGGGTTGCGGCTATTTTCCGTCAGGGGCGCGCTATCATGCCGCGAGGAACTACCATCATCGAAGCCGATGATGAAGTGTTTTTTGTTGCAGACAGCCGCCACATTCGCGCAGTCATGAGCGAGATGCAAAAGCTCGACAACTCTTATCGCAACATCATGATTGCCGGGGGCGGTAACATTGGCCTGGGGCTGGCAAAGAAACTAGAGAAAAACCATTCGGTAAAGCTGATCGAGCAAAAACAGGAACGAGCAGAACTACTGTCAGAAAAACTACAGAACACCACGGTATTTTGTGGGGATGCCTCCGATCAGGAGCTACTGCTGGAAGAACACATCGACCAGACCGATGTGTTTATCGCCGTAACTAACGACGATGAAGCCAATATTATGGCCGCCTTGCTGGCTAAACGTATGGGCGCCAAAAAAGTCATGGTGCTGATCCAGCGTGAAGCCTACGTAGATATTGTGCAGGAAGCGAATATCGATATTGCGATTTCACCACAGCAAGCCACCATATCCTCGCTGTTGACCCACATCCGCCAGGGAGATATCTGTAATGTTTATTCGCTGCGGCGTGGCGCGGCGGAAGCCATTGAGGCGATAGCCCATGGCGATGCCAGCACCAGTAAAGTGGTTGGCAAACAGGTCGGCGAAATCAAATTACCGCCAGGAACCACCATTGGTGCTATTGTGCGCGACGAGGAGGTGCTGATGGCTCATGATCGCACCATCATTGCCCAAGGTGACCATGTGATTTTGTTCCTGGTGAATAAGAAGTTTGTCAGCGATGTTGAAAAGCTATTCCAGCCAAGTGCCTTCTTCTTCTAG
- the hemG gene encoding menaquinone-dependent protoporphyrinogen IX dehydrogenase, translating into MKSVLVLYYSRGGHTARISRCIAHRIQQQGHQCEMMDLLEAEKEGIDWERWDAVVFGACVLYGTYDKSVFAFCSKHLQQLQAKAISFFSVNVVARNPEKRIPENNRYLQKFLELSAWKPQDVKVIAGKVDYPSWGWLDKQMIRLIMKITHGPTDPKAVIDYTDYQDLESYADHLLTLITTDQ; encoded by the coding sequence ATGAAATCTGTTTTGGTTCTCTATTATTCCAGAGGCGGCCATACCGCTAGGATCTCCAGATGTATTGCCCACCGCATTCAGCAGCAGGGACACCAATGTGAAATGATGGACTTGCTTGAAGCTGAAAAAGAGGGCATTGACTGGGAGCGCTGGGATGCGGTGGTGTTTGGTGCCTGTGTGTTATATGGCACTTATGACAAAAGCGTTTTTGCCTTTTGCAGTAAACATTTACAGCAATTACAAGCAAAAGCCATCAGCTTCTTTTCTGTTAATGTTGTGGCCCGTAATCCAGAAAAACGTATTCCGGAAAATAACCGCTATTTGCAGAAATTTTTGGAACTCTCTGCCTGGAAACCGCAGGATGTTAAGGTCATTGCGGGTAAAGTGGATTACCCTTCCTGGGGGTGGCTGGATAAACAGATGATCCGGTTGATTATGAAAATCACCCATGGCCCAACCGATCCTAAAGCGGTGATTGATTACACCGATTATCAGGATCTTGAAAGCTATGCCGACCATCTGCTGACATTGATTACAACGGATCAATAA
- a CDS encoding ArsR/SmtB family transcription factor has translation MPPVDINIDAMLSNAEVAAKWLKAVANPYRLMILCLLLDKELSVTEINEAVPLSQSALSQHLAVLRAEDLVDTRKSSQIVYYSLKNQQVTEVISILHRKFCAAEC, from the coding sequence ATGCCACCTGTAGATATTAATATTGACGCGATGCTGTCGAATGCCGAGGTTGCCGCGAAATGGTTAAAGGCGGTCGCCAATCCGTATCGGCTGATGATCCTCTGCCTGTTACTGGATAAAGAACTCAGTGTCACTGAAATCAATGAGGCTGTGCCGTTGAGCCAATCGGCGTTATCTCAGCATCTGGCTGTATTGCGTGCAGAAGATCTGGTTGATACCCGCAAGAGTTCACAAATAGTTTATTACAGCCTTAAAAATCAGCAAGTTACTGAAGTTATTTCCATCCTACATCGTAAATTCTGCGCCGCTGAATGTTAA
- the hemG gene encoding menaquinone-dependent protoporphyrinogen IX dehydrogenase: protein MRNTLIIYSTVDGQTLRICQAIAAELEAAGEQVTLSELSQTTEKQLQQSDKVLIGASIRYGKHRPALYQFVNRYKTLLDARINSFFTVNVVARKPEKNTPQTNPYMAKFLQLSLWQPQQLGVFAGKIVYADYGWLDRAAIRFIMWLTKGPTDTSRAYEFTDWELVRQFAREFAAR from the coding sequence ATGCGTAATACCCTGATTATTTATTCAACGGTGGATGGGCAAACTCTGCGGATTTGTCAGGCAATAGCAGCTGAATTAGAAGCCGCAGGAGAGCAGGTGACCTTGAGCGAACTCTCTCAAACCACTGAAAAACAACTACAACAAAGCGATAAGGTATTGATTGGTGCCAGTATCCGTTATGGCAAACATCGTCCAGCACTTTATCAGTTTGTTAATCGCTATAAGACGTTGCTGGATGCCAGAATAAACAGCTTTTTTACCGTGAATGTGGTAGCGCGCAAGCCAGAGAAAAATACGCCACAGACAAATCCCTATATGGCGAAGTTTCTGCAACTGTCATTATGGCAACCGCAGCAATTGGGCGTTTTCGCAGGCAAAATCGTCTATGCCGATTATGGTTGGTTAGACCGTGCCGCTATCCGTTTCATTATGTGGCTTACCAAAGGACCCACCGACACCTCCCGAGCCTATGAATTTACAGACTGGGAGCTAGTGCGGCAGTTTGCGAGGGAATTTGCGGCTCGCTGA
- a CDS encoding TrkH family potassium uptake protein, translated as MHYRTITRITGLLVGLFSLTMVPPALVALFYEDGGGTAFIQAFVLSLMLGFMLWYPNRHHKADLRTREGFLIVVLFWTVLGIIGTLPFLLVKQPELSLADSVFESFSALTTTGATVIVGLDHLPKAILFYRHLLQWLGGMGIIVLAVAILPVLGIGGMQLYRAEIPGPVKDSKMTPRIAETAKTLWYIYLLLTVACALAFWYAGMNLFDAVCHAFSTIAIGGFSTHDASIGYYQSPLINLICMVFLLIAAVNFSLHFAAFSRRGINFRVYFHDAEFKALILIQLVLGAICFLTLLHSGIYDSPEETLDYALFQAVSISTTAGFSTESFHSWPLFLPILLIFSSFIGGSGGSTAGGIKVIRVVLLFLQGARELKRLIHPKAMFAIRIGNRSLPDRVVDAVWGFFSAYTLVFLISMLILMALGMDAITSFSATAACLNNLGPGLGDVASNYANVSDGAKYVLVVAMLFGRLEIFTLLVLFTPTFWKD; from the coding sequence ATGCATTATCGCACTATTACCCGCATAACCGGATTATTGGTGGGCTTGTTTTCCCTCACTATGGTGCCGCCAGCATTGGTGGCATTATTTTACGAAGACGGCGGCGGTACCGCGTTTATCCAGGCATTTGTACTTAGCTTGATGTTAGGGTTTATGTTGTGGTACCCCAATCGACATCATAAAGCTGATTTGCGAACCCGAGAGGGTTTTCTCATTGTTGTTTTATTCTGGACTGTGTTGGGGATTATCGGGACGCTGCCGTTTCTGTTAGTCAAACAGCCAGAATTGTCGTTAGCGGACAGTGTCTTTGAGTCGTTTTCTGCGTTAACCACTACCGGTGCCACAGTAATTGTGGGACTCGATCATTTACCTAAGGCCATTCTCTTCTATCGGCATCTGCTGCAATGGCTCGGTGGTATGGGGATCATTGTGTTGGCGGTCGCTATTTTGCCGGTTCTAGGTATCGGTGGTATGCAGCTGTATCGGGCTGAAATCCCTGGACCGGTGAAAGACTCTAAGATGACCCCTAGAATTGCCGAGACAGCCAAGACATTGTGGTATATCTATTTGCTGCTTACCGTGGCTTGCGCCCTGGCGTTCTGGTATGCCGGCATGAATCTGTTTGATGCGGTATGTCATGCATTTTCAACCATCGCTATTGGTGGATTTTCGACTCATGATGCCAGTATCGGCTATTATCAAAGCCCGTTGATTAACCTGATCTGCATGGTGTTTTTGCTTATTGCCGCCGTGAATTTCAGTTTACATTTTGCGGCTTTTTCCCGACGCGGCATTAACTTTCGGGTTTATTTCCATGATGCTGAATTCAAAGCGCTGATCCTGATCCAGCTGGTATTGGGCGCTATCTGTTTTTTGACGTTACTTCATAGCGGCATTTACGATTCCCCAGAGGAAACATTGGACTATGCGTTATTTCAGGCGGTGTCTATCTCAACTACCGCCGGATTCAGCACCGAGAGTTTCCATTCTTGGCCATTGTTTTTACCCATCTTGCTGATTTTTTCTAGCTTCATTGGGGGCAGTGGCGGCTCGACCGCTGGGGGTATCAAGGTGATTCGCGTGGTGTTGCTGTTTTTACAAGGGGCGCGGGAGTTAAAACGGCTGATCCATCCTAAGGCAATGTTTGCCATCCGTATTGGTAATCGTTCGCTACCGGACCGGGTTGTGGATGCCGTGTGGGGCTTCTTTTCAGCTTACACGCTGGTGTTTCTTATCAGCATGTTAATTCTGATGGCTCTGGGAATGGATGCTATTACCTCCTTTAGTGCTACCGCTGCGTGCCTGAACAATCTCGGCCCTGGATTAGGAGATGTGGCGTCCAACTATGCAAATGTGTCCGATGGTGCCAAATATGTGCTGGTGGTGGCCATGTTGTTTGGGCGTTTGGAAATTTTTACTTTACTGGTGCTTTTTACTCCAACCTTTTGGAAAGACTGA
- a CDS encoding YigZ family protein: protein MADSYPIPEGEVVFEEEIKHSRFITVLFHCPSAAVLRDKLAQLRVTYPAATHYCQAAIMSEPNDDVAVSSSDDGEPSGSAGRPMLAVLKGSGIGEVGVVVIRYFGGIELGVGGLVRAYSSGVQHALKMLSLTIKVKTVAARLYCGYAQLPDVEHYLSLFHVVIVERQFAENVSLHLAIPISAKGALAEKLQRISQGQLQLCFSDEAY, encoded by the coding sequence GTGGCCGATAGTTACCCAATACCTGAGGGTGAAGTGGTTTTTGAAGAAGAGATCAAACACAGCCGTTTTATCACTGTGTTATTCCATTGTCCTTCTGCTGCAGTTTTGAGAGATAAGCTGGCGCAACTACGGGTAACTTATCCTGCTGCCACGCATTATTGTCAGGCGGCGATAATGTCAGAGCCAAATGATGATGTAGCCGTGAGCAGCAGTGATGACGGCGAACCTTCGGGGAGCGCTGGTCGCCCAATGTTGGCGGTATTGAAAGGCTCAGGCATTGGAGAAGTGGGTGTGGTTGTTATCCGCTATTTTGGTGGCATAGAGCTAGGCGTTGGTGGCTTGGTACGCGCCTACAGCTCTGGGGTGCAACATGCGCTGAAAATGTTATCACTGACAATTAAGGTAAAAACAGTGGCCGCTCGTTTATACTGTGGCTATGCACAGTTACCCGATGTGGAACATTACTTGTCGCTGTTTCATGTGGTGATTGTTGAGCGGCAATTTGCTGAAAATGTGTCATTACATCTGGCAATCCCCATATCGGCCAAAGGGGCGCTTGCCGAGAAATTGCAACGGATTAGCCAGGGACAGCTGCAACTGTGCTTTTCCGATGAAGCCTATTAA